The following are encoded in a window of Megachile rotundata isolate GNS110a chromosome 2, iyMegRotu1, whole genome shotgun sequence genomic DNA:
- the LOC100879234 gene encoding uncharacterized protein LOC100879234, whose protein sequence is MGGCSADYCVNSSQKGFQMCRIPRNEKRRTTWIANINREDWIPGPAASLCHVHFTEDMWEKTRDGKRRLKSDAVPTIFGKHIPVNTIKQEVQEPTQTELKTEALYQSLKPEPAFIVKEEDIMSENEVTNEMPEIAEPNAEASDELPLQQTSFCKDNENHKIQERLLRLEKVLEATEKSRLRFKKELYAAKRRIKTLENKIISLQRNAGSEKLNESVSEILNNDQIKVLTKTYKKVPRWCNKANKQITNTYKLRLACGTTGYKEILHQNLPYPCIRTMTKKNRQT, encoded by the exons ATGGGAGGTTGCAGTGCAGATTATTGTGTCAATTCATCGCAGAAAGGATTTCAGATGTGCAGGATACCTCgaaatgaaaaaagaagaacTACATGGATTGCTAATATCAATAGAGAGGATTGGATTCCTGGTCCTGCAGCATCACTGTGTCAT GTGCAttttacagaggatatgtgggAAAAGACTCGAGATGGGAAGCGACGTTTAAAATCTGATGCAGTTCCAACAATTTTTGGTAAACACATACCAGTGAATACAATTAAACAGGAAGTACAAGAACCCACACAAACTGAATTAAAAACAG aaGCTCTATATCAATCTTTGAAACCTGAGCCTGCCTTTATTGTGAAAGAGGAAGATATAATGTCGGAAAATG agGTTACAAATGAAATGCCAGAAATTGCAGAACCAAATGCAGAAGCTAGTGATGAACTACCATTACAACAAACATCTTTTTGCAAGGATaatgaaaatcataaaatacaagaaaGACTGCTGAGGTTGGAGAAAGTATTAGAAGCTACTGAAAAATCAAGATTAAGATTCAAAAAAGAACTATATGCTGCAAAACGTCGTATTAAAACattggaaaataaaattataagtctGCAAAGAAATGCTGGTtcagaaaaattaaatgaatctgttagtgaaattttaaataatgacCAAATTAAAGTATTAACAAAAACATACAAGAAAGTTCCTCGTTGGTGCAACAAGGCGAACAAACAAATAACGAACACTTATAAATTAAGACTTGCTTGTGGAACAACTGGGTACAAAGAAATTTTACATCAAAATCTTCCATACCCATGTATTAGAACAATGACTAAAAAAAATCGGCAGACCTAA